Proteins from a single region of Mumia flava:
- a CDS encoding glycoside hydrolase family 16 protein, translating into MRLRPVIRVPAPAPGHPRQTRRRSGRLRPRVAAATAAALAAVLLVGCTASGADEPAALVWSDEFDGDAGAPPSTGRWRILTGAGGWGNDELQAYTSEADNVALDGEGHLRIRALAEPTLDAEGRPAAYTSARIESLQAFTYGRIEARIKVPAGQGLWSAFWTLGQDHESVGWPRSGEIDVLETFGDTRDLHANAHAASREPADGGRWQALGTTTLDEPLADGWHVYGVDWTGDALVFTLDGTEHHRILRADLSGEQRWPFDGPQVLLLNLAVGGSWPGPPDDSTVFPAELLVDWVRVHAD; encoded by the coding sequence GTGCGTCTTCGGCCGGTGATCCGCGTGCCGGCCCCTGCTCCGGGTCACCCACGCCAGACGCGCCGCCGCTCCGGCCGACTCCGTCCCCGCGTCGCCGCGGCGACGGCGGCGGCGCTCGCCGCGGTCCTCCTCGTCGGCTGCACCGCGTCCGGGGCCGACGAGCCGGCCGCACTGGTCTGGTCGGACGAGTTCGACGGCGATGCCGGGGCACCGCCGTCGACCGGGCGCTGGCGCATCCTGACCGGCGCCGGCGGTTGGGGCAACGACGAGCTGCAGGCCTACACCTCCGAGGCCGACAACGTCGCGCTGGACGGCGAGGGCCACCTGAGGATCCGCGCCCTCGCCGAGCCCACCCTCGACGCCGAAGGACGCCCGGCCGCGTACACCTCCGCGCGGATCGAGTCGCTGCAGGCGTTCACGTACGGACGGATCGAGGCACGGATCAAGGTCCCGGCGGGTCAAGGGCTGTGGTCGGCGTTCTGGACCCTCGGCCAGGACCACGAGTCGGTCGGCTGGCCGCGTTCGGGCGAGATCGACGTGCTCGAGACGTTCGGCGACACCCGCGACCTGCACGCCAACGCGCACGCGGCCTCGCGCGAGCCCGCCGACGGCGGCCGCTGGCAGGCCCTGGGAACCACGACGCTGGACGAGCCGCTGGCCGACGGGTGGCACGTCTACGGCGTGGACTGGACCGGCGACGCGCTGGTCTTCACGCTCGACGGGACGGAGCACCATCGGATCCTGCGCGCGGACCTGAGCGGCGAGCAGCGCTGGCCGTTCGACGGCCCGCAGGTCCTCCTGCTGAACCTCGCCGTCGGCGGCAGCTGGCCCGGGCCGCCCGACGACTCGACGGTGTTCCCGGCCGAGCTGCTGGTCGACTGGGTGCGCGTGCACGCCGACTGA
- a CDS encoding 4'-phosphopantetheinyl transferase family protein, producing MELSSRVASTASVLATAPDAPDWLTPLERDRWSALRRADDRDAFAAAHVLVRQVAGEALGRDPRRLVVIQCCATCGGPHGRPRIDGESRLHVSLAHTRTHVAALAADEACGIDVEDLGRLRGRALPARALTAQERAWVSGADDPARRFGMIWVRKEALVKAGAMTIDELGEVTVVGGDGQWARCVRDTSVESLDAVGALVAATARRVAEPEARPPAA from the coding sequence TTGGAGCTGAGCAGCCGCGTCGCGAGCACGGCCTCGGTCCTGGCCACGGCTCCGGACGCTCCCGACTGGCTGACGCCGCTCGAGCGGGACCGCTGGTCGGCCCTGCGGCGCGCCGACGACCGGGACGCGTTCGCGGCCGCGCACGTGCTCGTCCGCCAGGTCGCCGGCGAGGCTCTCGGACGCGACCCCCGGCGCCTGGTCGTCATCCAGTGCTGCGCGACCTGCGGCGGCCCGCACGGTCGCCCCCGGATCGACGGCGAGTCCCGGCTGCACGTGAGCCTGGCCCACACCCGCACCCACGTGGCCGCGCTCGCCGCCGACGAGGCCTGCGGCATCGACGTGGAGGATCTGGGTCGGCTGCGCGGTCGGGCGCTCCCGGCCCGGGCCCTGACCGCGCAGGAGCGGGCATGGGTGAGCGGCGCGGACGATCCCGCGAGGCGCTTCGGGATGATCTGGGTCCGCAAGGAGGCCCTCGTGAAGGCGGGCGCGATGACGATCGACGAGCTCGGCGAGGTCACGGTCGTCGGCGGCGACGGACAGTGGGCCCGCTGCGTCCGGGACACGTCCGTCGAGTCCCTCGACGCCGTCGGCGCGCTGGTCGCGGCGACGGCGCGGCGGGTGGCCGAGCCCGAGGCCCGACCACCCGCCGCGTAG
- a CDS encoding DUF98 domain-containing protein: MRTSTEPSARGASDDIPGLGRVEQLVLRGDGLTTTSLEILTGTPIDVVVDEHWLLPLHDALETLADQGSGYTGTSAHQTGEAVRDAYDLLDAHGDETLLVREIGHRGRDGRRYGASRAVIVLDRLPVDVARRLASSDEPIGRALAASAVTVDRELRRWGLSPCGPRARRLSGAVRAGDPLPSRRYLMRRRDDGRPMAGFTEWFAPCVFGR; encoded by the coding sequence ATGAGGACGTCGACCGAGCCGAGTGCGCGCGGAGCGTCCGACGACATCCCCGGGCTGGGACGGGTCGAGCAGCTGGTGCTGCGCGGCGACGGCCTGACCACGACGTCGCTGGAGATCCTCACCGGGACCCCGATCGACGTGGTCGTCGACGAGCACTGGCTCCTCCCGCTCCACGACGCCCTGGAGACGCTCGCAGACCAGGGCTCCGGGTACACCGGGACCAGCGCCCACCAGACGGGCGAGGCGGTCCGGGACGCGTACGACCTGCTCGACGCCCACGGCGACGAGACGCTCCTCGTACGCGAGATCGGGCACCGCGGCCGCGACGGCCGCCGGTACGGCGCGTCGCGCGCCGTGATCGTGCTCGACCGGCTGCCGGTCGACGTCGCCCGCCGACTCGCGTCCAGCGACGAGCCGATCGGACGCGCGCTCGCCGCGAGCGCCGTGACGGTCGATCGCGAGCTGCGCCGCTGGGGCCTCAGTCCGTGCGGCCCGCGGGCACGGCGGTTGTCGGGCGCGGTCCGCGCCGGCGACCCGCTGCCGTCGCGGCGCTACCTGATGCGGCGACGCGACGACGGCCGGCCGATGGCCGGGTTCACCGAGTGGTTCGCCCCGTGCGTCTTCGGCCGGTGA
- a CDS encoding alpha/beta fold hydrolase translates to MSSTAVPSAVATPAGPLDASPDRRPLLDRLHAVVERHGPADAVVAHDHRLTYAQLARLATALARRTSRGEGPVAVLAEQDVAGIVAMLGVVLSGRPLVALDATLPDDRLRAILDGAAATQIVASEATRHRARDLAGSEPTILSVHPNDPAAPDPSPAAWPTAVGHADDPATLVFTSGSSGAPKGVVLSHATVANGARLSARAMGIVPGDRVALVLPSAFAAGQEVVFMTLLNGATLVCHDPRTHGTRSLPALLERVTTLHATPSLLRSLTAAVPAGTTYPTVRQISTCGEPVHGRDVAAARAALPAARFSNYLGSSETGHLTFFHLEPHEPAPEGIVPAGRPVEGKEVLVLDEAGAAAPAGTVGRIVVRSHHLASGYWRDPARTAAAFGTEPDGRTSYTSGDLGRLLPDGSLVLGGRADSAVKVRGYLVEPAEVEAVLRDVPEIVDAVVLARGTGRETALVAYACPDPDRRTPSVAALRAALAARLPAWMVPQHVVLLADLPRTERGKVDRQALPRPPTRALRPGPADQWEALLAGIWCRCLELEEVGRDESFTALGGDSLAVEEMLDAVRDATGVDLPTSALGSAATLRELAALVASRTRRRRRTAAAGDPAVLLRLSSAGDAAPVVCLAGAGGTGLLFSDLARLVGTDRPVHALQTHGLENLGIPDWSVAAAARRYHRHVDRLHPDGPLVLVGHSLGGLFALELAHRLQAAGRPTPLLVLLDTVLPPSAAVASGDPAPRIRIAGGREQTRTELWRTRLQLLGAGLYPYSVPTRNDVFFQHGLRLTDRYRPRPWDGPTELFLTRENIDDRRWWDQVLVGPRRVHELETNHVGILKPPYVDAVAARIGDAVATWEDAR, encoded by the coding sequence GTGTCCAGCACCGCCGTTCCCTCCGCGGTCGCCACGCCGGCCGGACCCCTCGACGCTTCGCCGGACCGCCGGCCGCTGCTGGACCGCCTCCACGCGGTCGTGGAGCGCCACGGCCCTGCCGACGCCGTCGTCGCGCACGACCACCGCCTCACCTACGCCCAGCTCGCCCGGCTCGCGACGGCGCTGGCGCGGCGCACGTCCCGCGGCGAGGGCCCCGTCGCCGTCCTGGCGGAGCAGGATGTCGCCGGGATCGTGGCGATGCTCGGCGTCGTGCTGTCCGGCCGCCCGCTGGTCGCCCTCGACGCGACCCTCCCCGACGACCGCCTCCGGGCGATCCTCGACGGCGCGGCCGCGACCCAGATCGTCGCGAGCGAGGCGACCCGCCACCGCGCGCGCGACCTGGCCGGCTCCGAGCCCACGATCCTGTCGGTGCACCCGAACGACCCGGCGGCACCGGACCCGAGCCCGGCCGCGTGGCCCACGGCCGTCGGACACGCCGACGACCCCGCCACGCTGGTCTTCACCTCCGGCTCGAGCGGCGCACCGAAGGGCGTCGTGCTCAGTCACGCGACCGTCGCGAACGGCGCACGGCTGTCGGCCCGTGCGATGGGCATCGTGCCGGGCGACCGCGTCGCGCTCGTGCTCCCGAGCGCGTTCGCCGCCGGCCAGGAGGTCGTCTTCATGACCCTGCTGAACGGCGCGACCCTGGTCTGTCACGACCCGCGTACGCACGGCACCCGCTCCCTGCCCGCCCTGCTCGAGCGGGTCACCACCCTCCACGCCACCCCCTCGCTGCTCCGGTCGCTGACCGCTGCGGTGCCCGCCGGCACGACCTACCCGACCGTCCGGCAGATCTCGACCTGCGGGGAGCCGGTGCACGGACGCGACGTCGCGGCAGCCCGCGCGGCGCTGCCCGCGGCACGGTTCTCGAACTACCTCGGCTCGTCCGAGACGGGCCACCTCACGTTCTTCCACCTCGAGCCGCACGAGCCCGCTCCCGAGGGCATCGTCCCGGCGGGCCGCCCCGTCGAGGGCAAGGAGGTCCTCGTGCTCGACGAGGCCGGCGCAGCCGCACCGGCGGGCACCGTGGGCCGGATCGTGGTCCGGTCCCACCACCTCGCGAGCGGCTACTGGCGCGACCCCGCACGGACCGCCGCCGCCTTCGGCACCGAGCCCGACGGCCGTACGTCGTACACCTCGGGGGACCTCGGCCGCCTGTTGCCCGACGGATCGCTGGTCCTCGGCGGACGGGCGGACTCGGCCGTCAAGGTCCGCGGGTACCTCGTCGAGCCGGCCGAGGTGGAGGCCGTGCTACGCGACGTGCCCGAGATCGTCGACGCGGTCGTCCTGGCCCGCGGAACCGGCCGCGAGACCGCACTCGTCGCCTACGCCTGTCCCGACCCCGACCGCCGTACGCCGTCCGTCGCCGCCCTGCGCGCGGCGCTCGCCGCACGTCTCCCGGCCTGGATGGTGCCGCAGCACGTCGTCCTGCTCGCCGACCTCCCCCGCACCGAGCGCGGCAAGGTCGACCGGCAGGCGCTGCCCCGGCCGCCGACACGCGCCCTCCGTCCGGGCCCCGCCGACCAGTGGGAAGCGCTGCTCGCCGGGATCTGGTGCCGGTGCCTCGAGCTGGAGGAGGTCGGACGCGACGAGAGCTTCACCGCGCTGGGAGGCGACTCGCTCGCCGTCGAGGAGATGCTCGACGCGGTCCGCGACGCCACCGGCGTGGACCTGCCGACCTCGGCGCTCGGCTCCGCGGCGACGCTGCGCGAGCTGGCCGCGCTGGTCGCCTCCCGGACCCGGCGTCGCCGGCGCACCGCGGCGGCCGGCGACCCGGCCGTCCTGCTCCGCCTGAGCTCGGCGGGCGACGCGGCGCCGGTCGTCTGCCTGGCCGGAGCCGGCGGGACCGGCCTGCTGTTCTCCGACCTCGCCCGTCTGGTCGGCACCGACCGGCCCGTCCACGCGCTGCAGACCCACGGGCTGGAGAACCTCGGGATCCCCGACTGGTCCGTGGCGGCCGCCGCCCGCCGCTACCACCGACACGTCGACCGGCTCCACCCCGACGGACCGCTCGTCCTGGTCGGCCACTCGCTCGGCGGGCTCTTCGCGCTCGAGCTCGCCCACCGCCTCCAGGCCGCCGGGCGACCGACCCCGCTGCTCGTGCTGCTCGACACCGTGCTGCCGCCGTCGGCGGCCGTCGCCTCCGGCGACCCCGCCCCCCGGATCAGGATCGCGGGCGGCCGCGAGCAGACCCGGACCGAGCTGTGGCGGACCCGCCTCCAGCTGCTCGGCGCCGGGCTCTACCCGTACTCCGTGCCGACCCGCAACGACGTGTTCTTCCAGCACGGACTACGGCTGACCGACCGCTACCGGCCGCGGCCGTGGGACGGCCCCACCGAGCTCTTCCTGACTCGCGAGAACATCGACGACCGACGCTGGTGGGACCAGGTCCTGGTCGGACCGCGGCGGGTGCACGAGCTGGAGACGAACCACGTCGGCATCCTCAAGCCGCCCTACGTCGACGCCGTCGCCGCGCGGATCGGCGACGCCGTCGCCACGTGGGAGGACGCCCGATGA
- a CDS encoding glycosyltransferase: MADRHLVLAMDSLDALGGVQRVLRQVGDGLADRGVRVELLGLFPDADPYVMPSRGLADEHVLVGASPTLLYSPTTPWRRAKLRVRGQGGGVGAFDRGVVRLRDYLAARPDAVVVATQLRSAEYLAAAGLGGRRFVVQYHDSYEAALLHRDVARLRRLARRAGAVGLLNETDRRAFERAGVAGTVTLRNPVDVTGLGRDGLVERREPVIVSGSRYDDQKALHVMIEAWSRVAPRHPGWRLDLYGDGPLRGPLAGQIDRLGVPARLCGPTDDLQGVFARSSVHALSSVHEGMGLVIAEAMCAGLPTVSTDAGAGVRELVRPGRSGVLVDVGDVDGFAAALDGLVGSPALRAELGAGARRLIEHHDEPRVLDEWAAFLAERW, translated from the coding sequence ATGGCCGACCGGCACCTCGTGCTCGCGATGGACAGCCTGGACGCGCTCGGGGGCGTGCAGCGGGTGCTGCGGCAGGTCGGTGACGGCCTCGCCGACCGCGGGGTCCGGGTCGAGCTGCTCGGACTGTTCCCCGACGCCGATCCGTACGTGATGCCGAGCCGGGGACTCGCCGACGAGCACGTGCTCGTCGGCGCGTCCCCGACCCTGCTGTACTCGCCGACGACACCGTGGCGCCGTGCCAAGCTGCGCGTGCGCGGGCAGGGGGGCGGTGTCGGGGCCTTCGACCGCGGTGTCGTCCGGCTGCGCGACTACCTCGCCGCACGGCCGGATGCGGTGGTGGTCGCCACGCAGCTGCGCTCCGCGGAGTACCTCGCCGCCGCCGGGCTGGGTGGCCGACGGTTCGTCGTGCAGTACCACGACTCGTACGAGGCGGCGCTGCTGCACCGCGACGTCGCGCGGCTGCGCCGGCTCGCCCGGCGCGCGGGCGCGGTCGGACTGCTCAACGAGACCGACCGGCGGGCGTTCGAGCGTGCGGGCGTCGCGGGGACGGTCACCCTGCGCAATCCCGTCGACGTCACCGGGCTCGGCCGGGACGGGCTCGTCGAGCGGCGCGAGCCGGTGATCGTCTCCGGGAGCCGCTACGACGACCAGAAGGCCCTGCACGTGATGATCGAGGCGTGGTCCCGGGTGGCGCCGCGGCATCCGGGGTGGCGCCTGGACCTCTACGGGGACGGGCCGCTGCGCGGCCCGCTGGCCGGCCAGATCGACCGCCTCGGGGTGCCCGCGCGGCTGTGCGGACCGACCGACGACCTGCAGGGCGTGTTCGCGCGCAGCTCCGTGCACGCGCTGTCGAGCGTCCACGAGGGCATGGGGCTGGTGATCGCGGAGGCGATGTGCGCGGGCCTGCCGACGGTGAGCACCGATGCGGGCGCGGGGGTGCGTGAGCTGGTCCGCCCGGGCCGCAGCGGCGTGCTGGTCGACGTCGGTGACGTCGACGGGTTCGCTGCGGCCCTCGACGGGCTGGTCGGTTCCCCGGCGCTACGAGCCGAGCTGGGCGCCGGGGCCCGCCGGCTGATCGAGCATCACGACGAGCCTCGCGTGCTGGACGAGTGGGCGGCGTTCCTCGCCGAGCGGTGGTAG
- a CDS encoding glycosyltransferase family 2 protein, giving the protein MTAERVSVVVPVYRVEAYVADCVRSIAAQTRRVDELVLVDDRGGDASVRIAVEAARRGGLDPTIVRMPANAGPGAARNAGLAASGGSLVWFCDADDVAAPRLVERLVRALEASGADSATCRTLRFGGGAPEGPVEEPLGADVLTGRAFAIALLDGRVRGYPANRIFRRTGLGDAPFPDGVAYEDLGTVLRLALASERVAVVDEPLYRYRRSAGSLSSRFGPHTFDLLAQLADVERALSGDRDPQLRAAFRRYRYREVILPLANMALRAQHADGRAPLNSRAVRDARALVRTRDLAVLAARGSWPLARAAAVLRTSPRLYSGALRVR; this is encoded by the coding sequence ATGACCGCTGAGCGCGTCAGCGTCGTGGTGCCGGTCTACCGCGTCGAGGCGTACGTGGCCGACTGCGTCCGCTCGATCGCGGCCCAGACGCGCAGGGTCGACGAGCTGGTCCTCGTCGACGACCGCGGCGGTGATGCCTCGGTGCGGATCGCCGTGGAGGCAGCGCGCCGTGGCGGGCTGGACCCGACGATCGTCCGGATGCCGGCGAACGCGGGGCCGGGTGCCGCGCGCAACGCCGGGCTCGCGGCGTCGGGCGGGAGCCTCGTCTGGTTCTGCGACGCCGACGACGTCGCCGCCCCACGGCTCGTGGAGCGGCTGGTGCGGGCCCTGGAGGCGTCCGGTGCGGACTCCGCGACGTGCCGGACCCTGCGCTTCGGCGGCGGCGCTCCGGAGGGTCCGGTCGAGGAGCCGCTCGGTGCGGACGTCCTGACCGGGCGTGCGTTCGCGATCGCGCTCCTCGACGGACGCGTGCGTGGATATCCGGCGAACCGGATCTTTCGCCGCACCGGTCTCGGTGACGCGCCGTTCCCGGACGGAGTGGCGTACGAGGACCTCGGGACCGTCCTGCGTCTGGCGCTCGCGTCGGAGCGGGTCGCGGTCGTCGACGAGCCGCTCTACCGGTACCGCCGCAGCGCGGGGTCGCTCTCGAGCCGGTTCGGCCCGCACACCTTCGATCTCCTCGCCCAGCTGGCCGACGTCGAACGGGCGCTGAGCGGGGACCGGGACCCGCAGCTGCGCGCCGCGTTCCGTCGCTACCGCTACCGCGAGGTGATCCTCCCGCTCGCCAACATGGCGCTGCGGGCGCAGCACGCGGACGGTCGCGCCCCGCTGAACAGCCGGGCCGTGCGCGACGCCCGCGCGCTCGTACGGACCCGCGACCTCGCCGTGCTGGCGGCACGAGGATCGTGGCCGCTGGCGCGGGCGGCGGCGGTCCTGCGCACCTCGCCGAGGCTGTACTCCGGTGCATTGAGGGTCCGGTGA
- a CDS encoding YncE family protein, translating to MTRTSNSLRVRPRGLRVTVAGALAGALAGGALVAAAPATAATVDVGGTSYDVTSAVAGKYHYQAAYSETNDLLWVTSTAHAFVDGVPRAAESELNALDPDTLEVRRTIEARELGAGTASERVEGMYGVAVDDENDTVWTSTTREDAVVVFDQDSGDRVATVEAGHSRDIAIDPYRDVAYVSDPLGGTITKISTTTYDVVETISGVTAGFSPMSLDLVVDEDTALLYTVNLNNGALVELDSLARQTRVVSQTGGQRASGIAVDLDRDRAYVASQDSRDLRTVELSTGTVLETVDAGAAALNVAVDHDAGLVFTAVFGGSQVLVTDADTGARVGAIDVGYAPNDVVAVGDVIYAVDREDSVAADGNRSRVWRIAPTGSGDPDPDPDPDPDPEPAEASVSVAADDAELGGTVRLTGRNWLVRDGSSGSRIAVKLNDGAYSHVAGSGNLSIWQTVDAADDGSFSVDVPLPDGTDAGARGSAPAAEPGTYSLRLLSGSLKTGDTTRSVKTADFTVAAAEDEAAEPTVTLDAADAQVGGTVRLSGENWLVRDGSSGSTIAVKIDDGAYSHTSGSGNRTIWQTIEVGDDGSFSFDVALPDGSTSGARGSTPAFGAGTHSLRLLTGSLKPGDEVRSVKTADFAVAAAPRNPVATTIGVSGAKSVRLGKRGAVRVAVRGDDPTGTVRVLGARNGRSTTLGSAKLGGNGKATVRYAARGPLGYQRLRVAYAGDADNRASSSGWRVRVFGASKVATKVKKKATRKRRGKVKVVVKGQAQRPVGRISVSVKGKRGTVRASLKRGKKVVRLPRLKPRKKAYKVVVRYHGSVKHTSAKQVLRLKVRR from the coding sequence ATGACACGCACCAGCAACTCCCTCCGCGTACGGCCGCGAGGCCTCCGCGTGACGGTGGCCGGGGCACTGGCGGGCGCGCTCGCCGGCGGCGCCCTGGTCGCGGCGGCGCCCGCGACCGCCGCCACCGTCGACGTCGGCGGCACCTCCTACGACGTCACCAGTGCGGTCGCCGGGAAGTACCACTACCAAGCCGCCTACTCCGAGACCAACGACCTCCTCTGGGTCACCAGCACCGCGCACGCGTTCGTCGACGGCGTCCCGCGGGCGGCCGAGTCCGAGCTGAACGCGCTCGACCCCGACACGCTCGAGGTCCGCCGCACGATCGAGGCCCGTGAGCTCGGCGCCGGGACCGCGAGCGAGCGGGTCGAGGGGATGTACGGCGTCGCCGTCGACGACGAGAACGACACCGTGTGGACGTCGACCACCCGCGAGGACGCCGTCGTCGTCTTCGACCAGGACAGCGGCGACCGCGTCGCCACCGTCGAGGCGGGGCACAGCCGTGACATCGCGATCGATCCGTACCGCGACGTGGCCTACGTCTCCGACCCGCTCGGCGGCACGATCACGAAGATCTCGACCACGACGTACGACGTGGTCGAGACGATCAGCGGGGTGACCGCCGGCTTCTCGCCGATGTCGCTCGACCTCGTCGTCGACGAGGACACGGCGCTGCTCTACACGGTCAACCTGAACAACGGGGCGCTGGTCGAGCTCGACTCGCTCGCGAGGCAGACCCGCGTGGTGTCCCAGACCGGAGGACAGCGCGCCTCCGGCATCGCCGTCGACCTCGACCGCGACCGCGCCTACGTCGCGAGCCAGGACTCGCGCGACCTGCGCACCGTCGAGCTGTCGACCGGCACCGTCCTGGAGACGGTCGACGCCGGCGCGGCTGCACTGAACGTCGCCGTCGACCACGACGCCGGGCTGGTCTTCACGGCCGTCTTCGGCGGCAGCCAGGTCCTCGTGACCGACGCCGACACCGGCGCGCGGGTCGGCGCGATCGACGTCGGCTACGCCCCCAACGACGTGGTGGCCGTGGGCGATGTGATCTACGCCGTCGACCGTGAGGACAGCGTGGCCGCGGACGGCAACCGCTCCCGGGTCTGGCGGATCGCACCGACCGGCTCCGGCGACCCGGATCCCGACCCGGATCCGGACCCGGACCCCGAGCCGGCCGAGGCCAGCGTCAGCGTCGCGGCGGACGACGCCGAGCTCGGCGGCACCGTCCGGCTGACGGGCCGGAACTGGCTGGTCCGCGACGGCTCCAGCGGGTCGCGGATCGCCGTGAAGCTGAACGACGGGGCGTACTCCCACGTCGCGGGCAGCGGCAACCTGAGCATCTGGCAGACGGTCGACGCGGCGGACGACGGCTCGTTCTCCGTCGACGTGCCGCTGCCCGACGGCACCGACGCCGGTGCTCGGGGAAGCGCTCCGGCCGCGGAACCGGGCACGTACTCCCTGCGGCTGCTGTCCGGCTCGCTCAAGACCGGCGACACCACCCGCTCGGTCAAGACGGCCGACTTCACGGTGGCCGCCGCGGAGGACGAGGCCGCCGAGCCGACGGTGACGCTCGACGCGGCCGACGCCCAGGTCGGTGGCACCGTGCGTCTGTCGGGTGAGAACTGGCTGGTCCGGGACGGCTCCAGCGGGTCCACGATCGCCGTGAAGATCGACGACGGTGCGTACTCCCACACCTCCGGGAGCGGCAACCGGACGATCTGGCAGACGATCGAGGTCGGGGACGACGGCTCGTTCTCGTTCGACGTCGCGCTCCCCGACGGATCGACCTCGGGGGCCCGCGGCAGCACGCCCGCCTTCGGGGCCGGCACGCACTCGCTGCGGCTGCTCACGGGCTCGCTGAAGCCGGGCGACGAGGTTCGCTCGGTGAAGACGGCCGACTTCGCGGTCGCCGCGGCGCCCCGCAACCCGGTCGCCACCACCATCGGTGTCTCGGGCGCCAAGAGCGTGCGCCTCGGCAAGCGCGGCGCCGTACGGGTCGCCGTGCGCGGCGACGACCCGACCGGGACCGTGCGGGTCCTCGGCGCCCGCAACGGCCGCAGCACCACCCTCGGGTCGGCGAAGCTCGGCGGCAACGGCAAGGCGACCGTGCGGTACGCCGCGCGAGGCCCGCTCGGCTACCAGCGTCTCCGGGTCGCCTACGCAGGGGACGCCGACAACCGCGCGTCGTCGAGCGGGTGGCGGGTCCGGGTCTTCGGCGCCTCCAAGGTCGCGACGAAGGTGAAGAAGAAGGCGACGCGCAAGCGGCGCGGCAAGGTCAAGGTCGTCGTCAAGGGCCAGGCCCAGCGACCGGTCGGGCGCATCAGCGTGTCCGTCAAGGGCAAGCGCGGCACGGTGCGCGCGAGCCTGAAGCGGGGCAAGAAGGTCGTGAGGCTGCCGCGCCTCAAGCCCCGCAAGAAGGCGTACAAGGTCGTCGTGCGCTACCACGGAAGCGTGAAGCACACGAGCGCGAAGCAGGTGCTGCGCCTCAAGGTGCGGCGCTGA